The following proteins are co-located in the Echinicola sp. 20G genome:
- a CDS encoding DUF6528 family protein has product MKFYCFQILTALVLGFCTPSMAQKTFLVCGDHKVLLVDYEQSTEDKPHVVWFWDAHQAKDLPAAYRDKKFNTMDDCKAIDGGKKILISSSSGGVAMLDSETREVLFYASVPNTHSVEMLPGNRLVAAASTHSSGNKIMLFDIQNNEKPLFEDSLYSAHGLVWHKERNSLFALGYDVLREYTMPDPNSLVLQKEWKIPGEGGHDLQLTADGQDFLLTEHTGAWKFDLSSEEFSSLEEIPNAENIKSLGEHDSGQYMLTIPEKSWWTHHVTFYGPNKKMAFPDMKVYKARWFE; this is encoded by the coding sequence ATGAAATTTTATTGTTTTCAAATTCTTACAGCTTTGGTTTTGGGATTCTGCACCCCAAGCATGGCCCAAAAGACTTTTCTAGTTTGTGGAGATCATAAGGTTCTATTAGTGGATTATGAACAATCCACAGAAGATAAACCACATGTCGTTTGGTTCTGGGATGCACATCAGGCTAAAGACCTGCCAGCAGCATATCGGGACAAGAAATTCAATACTATGGACGATTGTAAAGCAATTGATGGAGGAAAAAAGATTTTGATCTCTTCTTCCTCTGGCGGGGTAGCTATGTTGGATAGTGAGACTAGAGAAGTGTTATTTTATGCTTCTGTACCCAATACCCATTCAGTGGAGATGTTGCCTGGCAATAGGCTGGTAGCTGCTGCTTCCACCCACAGCTCAGGTAATAAGATCATGCTTTTTGATATCCAAAATAATGAGAAACCGTTGTTTGAGGATAGTTTGTATTCAGCACATGGTCTGGTTTGGCACAAAGAAAGAAATTCACTTTTCGCCTTAGGTTATGATGTGTTAAGAGAGTATACCATGCCAGACCCAAATAGTTTGGTTTTACAGAAAGAATGGAAAATACCCGGAGAAGGAGGTCACGATCTTCAGCTCACCGCTGATGGGCAAGACTTCCTTTTGACAGAACATACGGGAGCATGGAAATTTGACTTGTCCTCAGAAGAGTTCAGTAGTTTGGAGGAAATTCCTAATGCAGAAAATATCAAGAGTTTGGGGGAGCATGATTCTGGGCAATATATGTTGACCATTCCCGAAAAAAGCTGGTGGACGCATCATGTTACTTTCTATGGACCGAACAAAAAGATGGCTTTTCCAGATATGAAGGTCTATAAAGCGAGGTGGTTTGAATAA
- a CDS encoding DUF302 domain-containing protein, with protein sequence MNYYYNKTLHNISFDAVIDLVIEALKAEGFGVLTDIDVKATFKKKLDVDFRNYRILGACNPNFAHKAIEAENKIGVFLPCNVVVQELSNDTIEVAAVDPVASMSAVENESLGSIAEAVRNSLKKVVEEL encoded by the coding sequence ATGAATTACTATTATAATAAAACCCTTCATAACATTTCTTTTGATGCAGTGATTGATCTGGTGATTGAAGCTTTGAAAGCAGAGGGCTTTGGTGTACTTACAGACATTGATGTCAAAGCAACTTTTAAGAAAAAACTGGATGTGGATTTTAGGAATTACCGTATTCTAGGTGCCTGTAATCCTAACTTCGCCCATAAGGCCATTGAGGCAGAAAATAAGATAGGAGTGTTTTTGCCCTGTAATGTGGTGGTTCAGGAATTGAGTAATGACACTATTGAAGTAGCTGCAGTGGATCCAGTAGCTTCCATGAGTGCTGTGGAAAATGAAAGTCTAGGAAGCATTGCTGAAGCGGTGCGAAATAGCTTAAAGAAGGTAGTGGAGGAATTATAG
- a CDS encoding DegT/DnrJ/EryC1/StrS aminotransferase family protein gives MKIRIPFLDLADMHADLADELKAKFNKMLQKGIFSGGEEVDLLESSLKDFLKVPHAIACANGTDAMELALRVLEIGPGDEVIVPALTWVSTAEVVKMVGAEPVFCDVDQYGLLDLNVLEQQITEKTKAVMPVHLYGKMVDMKRLIQITQPLGIKVVEDAAQAFGAFQEGNSAGVFGEMGCFSFYPTKNMGALGEAGLVITSDDALANKIRLMLTHGQSKRDVHELVGRNSRIDSLQAGFLNVKMEYFLAWQQKRKQLAGIYLEHLQHLKGITVPDGILKDDHNAHIFAIRSEERDALKQYLEKQGIGTAIHYPKAVSATKPFEGDGDFPMANKIAQTTLSLPLHPYLGEKEVRQVCEAVQAFFN, from the coding sequence ATGAAAATTCGAATTCCCTTTCTTGATTTGGCAGACATGCATGCCGATTTGGCTGATGAGCTTAAGGCAAAATTCAATAAAATGTTGCAAAAGGGAATTTTCTCTGGCGGGGAAGAAGTGGACTTGCTGGAAAGCTCTTTGAAAGACTTTTTGAAGGTTCCTCATGCGATTGCCTGCGCTAATGGAACCGATGCGATGGAATTGGCATTGAGAGTATTGGAAATAGGGCCGGGAGATGAGGTGATTGTACCTGCATTGACCTGGGTGTCCACAGCTGAAGTGGTCAAAATGGTGGGAGCAGAGCCTGTTTTTTGCGATGTGGATCAATATGGTCTGCTGGATCTTAATGTTTTAGAGCAGCAAATCACGGAAAAAACCAAAGCTGTAATGCCAGTACATCTTTATGGAAAGATGGTGGATATGAAACGCTTAATACAAATTACGCAACCTTTGGGAATAAAAGTGGTCGAAGATGCTGCCCAAGCTTTTGGTGCTTTTCAAGAGGGTAACAGTGCTGGTGTTTTTGGAGAGATGGGTTGTTTTAGCTTTTACCCAACCAAAAACATGGGAGCTCTTGGTGAGGCAGGATTGGTGATAACCAGTGATGATGCTTTGGCAAACAAGATCAGGTTAATGCTAACACACGGTCAATCAAAGAGAGATGTACATGAGTTGGTAGGTAGAAATAGCCGAATCGATAGTTTGCAAGCAGGCTTCTTGAATGTAAAAATGGAATATTTTTTAGCCTGGCAGCAAAAGAGGAAACAACTTGCTGGAATATACTTGGAACATTTACAACATTTAAAGGGAATTACAGTGCCTGACGGGATTTTAAAAGATGACCATAATGCGCATATTTTTGCTATCAGAAGCGAGGAACGTGATGCCTTAAAACAATACTTGGAGAAGCAAGGGATAGGTACAGCCATTCATTATCCAAAGGCTGTTTCGGCTACCAAGCCTTTTGAAGGAGATGGAGACTTTCCCATGGCCAATAAAATAGCCCAAACTACGCTGTCCTTGCCCCTACATCCCTATTTGGGAGAAAAGGAAGTAAGGCAAGTTTGTGAAGCAGTTCAGGCATTTTTTAATTGA
- a CDS encoding glycosyltransferase family 4 protein, with the protein MEISKKVLIITYYWPPSAGSGVQRWLKFAKFLPEYGWEPVIFTPENPDFELKDETMLKEVSPNWEVIKFPIWEPYGVFRFLKKKKKGKAEDPSKLIEKRHKNWFDQTSIWLRANAMIPDPRVFWVKPSVNYLLDIVEKNSIQAIITTGPPHSMHLIGRDLKRKSGLPWIADFRDPWSTWEFLDTLPMMKSIRRRHERLEQSVFREADKVVTISPTFQEELAKIAHREIDLITNGFDSADLPKDFQKKKSESPVFEIVYTGIIDAIRNPIPFLNAFKQAFEPMEKAVKLTFVGRVSEKVSHFVKEDPWLAERVDFPGYVPHEKVFAFYEKANMLLLILTNTKNAKGNIPGKLFEYIATGRTIVALGDPLGDASKIIQEAEAGKVFSHESVDEIQAYLEQQIMEDVKSTTSSSIDHFERKYLSQKLAQLLDENSNSLS; encoded by the coding sequence ATGGAAATTTCCAAGAAGGTCTTAATTATTACGTATTACTGGCCACCAAGTGCAGGTTCTGGTGTGCAACGTTGGTTGAAGTTTGCCAAATTTTTACCTGAATATGGCTGGGAGCCAGTGATTTTTACACCAGAAAATCCTGATTTTGAACTTAAGGATGAGACCATGCTCAAAGAGGTTTCACCCAACTGGGAAGTGATTAAATTTCCAATTTGGGAGCCTTATGGGGTGTTCCGATTTTTGAAAAAGAAAAAGAAGGGAAAGGCAGAAGACCCTTCTAAGCTCATAGAAAAGCGGCACAAGAACTGGTTTGACCAGACTTCCATCTGGCTGAGAGCCAATGCTATGATTCCTGACCCACGGGTGTTTTGGGTAAAGCCTTCTGTCAATTACCTGTTGGATATTGTGGAGAAAAATAGCATCCAGGCCATTATCACCACAGGACCTCCCCATAGTATGCACTTAATTGGAAGAGATCTTAAAAGAAAGTCTGGCTTGCCATGGATAGCGGATTTTCGTGATCCTTGGTCCACTTGGGAATTTTTAGACACATTGCCCATGATGAAGTCTATTCGGAGGAGACATGAGCGATTGGAGCAATCTGTGTTCAGAGAGGCCGATAAGGTGGTGACCATTTCTCCTACATTCCAAGAGGAGTTGGCAAAAATTGCTCATAGAGAAATTGATTTGATCACCAATGGTTTTGATTCAGCTGATTTGCCCAAGGACTTTCAAAAGAAAAAGTCAGAATCGCCTGTTTTTGAGATCGTTTATACGGGAATTATAGATGCTATTCGAAATCCTATCCCTTTTCTCAATGCTTTTAAACAAGCATTTGAGCCAATGGAAAAAGCCGTAAAATTGACCTTTGTGGGTAGAGTAAGCGAAAAGGTTAGCCATTTTGTAAAGGAAGACCCTTGGCTAGCAGAACGTGTGGATTTCCCCGGTTATGTGCCCCACGAAAAGGTTTTTGCTTTTTATGAAAAAGCGAATATGCTTTTATTGATCTTAACCAATACCAAAAATGCAAAAGGAAATATTCCGGGAAAACTTTTCGAATATATTGCCACTGGAAGGACAATCGTAGCTTTAGGTGACCCGCTAGGTGATGCCAGCAAAATCATTCAGGAAGCCGAGGCAGGCAAGGTCTTCTCGCACGAGTCTGTGGATGAGATTCAAGCCTACTTGGAGCAACAAATCATGGAGGATGTAAAGAGCACGACGAGTAGTAGTATTGACCATTTTGAACGAAAATACCTTAGCCAAAAACTAGCCCAATTACTGGATGAAAATTCGAATTCCCTTTCTTGA
- a CDS encoding glycosyltransferase family 4 protein yields MPKIIRVTTVPISLKLLLSGQMKYLKDAGWDVLMVSADGKEVNEVKRKEGCEHTVIPFTRKITPLHDLVCLWKLFQLFKQEKPDIVHSHTPKAGLLGMIAAKFAGVKVRIHTVAGLPYVVTKDNKRKLLETMERWTFSHATHVWPNAKSLQDFIVKENLTEATKVEVLGEGSSNGVDLERFNRDNLKENHLVAATMRVMPGDNDFIILAVGRLVKDKGIDQLVTAFLNSKIVNHSKLVLLGDFEQELNPLDEETIRKIEDHPRIVQVNWSDHVEHYMAISDVLVHASHREGFPNVLLEAAAMQLPIICSDIMGNTDIVTNKKTGLVFPVKDKAVLKDALEFAYVKREVMQGLTDQLYLDVTAKYGRKKMHALLLEKYRSLMK; encoded by the coding sequence ATGCCGAAAATAATCCGCGTTACTACTGTACCCATTTCCCTAAAATTACTTCTTTCTGGCCAAATGAAATATTTGAAAGACGCTGGTTGGGATGTCCTGATGGTCAGTGCTGATGGAAAGGAAGTTAACGAGGTCAAGAGAAAAGAAGGCTGCGAACATACAGTAATTCCATTTACCAGAAAAATTACTCCACTTCATGATTTGGTTTGTCTTTGGAAATTGTTCCAACTTTTCAAGCAGGAAAAACCTGACATCGTGCATAGCCACACGCCTAAGGCTGGGCTTTTGGGAATGATTGCGGCTAAATTTGCGGGGGTGAAAGTGAGGATCCATACGGTTGCTGGGTTGCCTTATGTGGTGACCAAGGACAATAAAAGGAAACTTTTGGAAACCATGGAGAGGTGGACCTTCAGCCATGCCACACATGTTTGGCCTAACGCCAAGTCCTTGCAGGACTTTATTGTCAAAGAAAACCTTACAGAAGCTACAAAAGTAGAGGTGTTGGGAGAAGGCTCCTCTAATGGGGTTGACTTGGAGCGATTTAACAGGGATAATCTAAAGGAAAATCACCTGGTGGCCGCTACCATGCGGGTGATGCCGGGAGACAATGATTTTATCATTTTAGCAGTAGGAAGATTGGTGAAAGATAAAGGAATAGATCAATTGGTCACGGCATTTTTGAATTCAAAAATAGTCAATCATTCCAAATTGGTGCTGTTGGGGGATTTTGAGCAGGAATTGAATCCGCTTGATGAGGAAACCATTAGAAAGATTGAAGACCATCCCCGCATTGTTCAGGTCAACTGGTCAGATCATGTGGAGCATTATATGGCCATATCCGATGTGTTGGTGCATGCTTCTCATCGGGAAGGATTTCCCAATGTCCTTTTGGAAGCTGCAGCGATGCAACTGCCGATCATTTGTTCTGATATCATGGGCAATACAGACATTGTGACCAATAAAAAAACAGGCTTGGTGTTTCCTGTCAAGGACAAGGCAGTGCTGAAGGATGCACTAGAATTTGCTTATGTCAAAAGAGAAGTGATGCAGGGATTGACGGATCAGCTGTATTTGGATGTGACGGCTAAATATGGTAGGAAAAAAATGCATGCCCTATTGTTAGAAAAGTACCGTTCCTTGATGAAGTAA
- a CDS encoding FAD-binding and (Fe-S)-binding domain-containing protein encodes MSNEPENLSPFLAQLAKDLEGDLHYDQLMKTLYATDASVYRELPLAVALPKTKEDIKKLIQFAKQYKTSLIPRTAGTSLAGQCVGDGIVVDVSKYFTQILEFNKEEGWVRVQPGVVRDELNAFLKPHGFFFSPVTSTANRAMIGGMVGNNSCGTTSIIYGSTREHTLELQTILSDGSVATFAKISKEEFEQKKQLETLEGALYQKIYDELAQPVNQENIRSQFPKPSVQRRNTGYAVDYLLETEIFSETDTAFDFCKLLCGSEGTLAFTTEIKIHVDPLPAPKDVVVAAHFESIHESMKATQLAMKNHPTACELMDKIILDCTKENIEQSKNRYFVEGDPEGILMIEFRGETEEEALALAQRTIDGMKAAGLGYAYPIITGERTKNVWALRSAGLGLLANIPGDKKAVACIEDTAVDIDDLADFIDEFGEIMKGFGQKPVHYAHAGAGEIHLRPILDLKKSEDVEDFYKITEAVAKLVKKYDGSLSGEHGDGRVRAAFIPIMVGEENYQLFRRIKQAWDPNNIFNPGKIVDTAPMTSFLRYEPDMKTPEFDTALDFGHVGGILRAAEKCNGSGDCRKLPISGGTMCPSYMATRNERDTTRGRANTLREFLTNNTKENPFDHPEIKEVMDLCLSCKGCTSECPSNVDMASLKAEFLYQYQKTNGVPLRSKAFAYINNLNELGSLVPGVTNFFMTNKSTGSLMKKVLGVAEKRNLPTIAKVNLKKWYQKNYSQLPTPQKKVGAVHFFFDEFTNFNDTEIGIKAIKLLHHLGYEVKMIDHPESGRGAMSKGLLDRAKDLANKNVQLFKDLVTLDEPLVGVEPSAILSFKDEYPRLVRADLVEDAKKLKRNSMMVDEFLAKEAMRGNITADQFTKASKKVLLHGHCHQKSLSSVQFTQKLLTLPENYTLETIPSGCCGMAGSFGYEEEHYEVSMKVGEMVLFPAVRKATPETIVAAPGTSCRHQIADGTGRKALHPVEVLFEAAGL; translated from the coding sequence ATGTCTAACGAACCAGAGAATTTGTCACCTTTTTTGGCCCAATTGGCCAAAGATTTAGAAGGTGATTTGCATTACGATCAATTGATGAAAACCCTTTATGCCACAGATGCCTCGGTATATCGGGAATTACCTTTGGCGGTAGCCTTACCGAAGACCAAAGAAGATATCAAAAAACTTATTCAATTTGCAAAGCAGTATAAAACATCCTTGATTCCTAGAACCGCAGGGACATCCTTGGCAGGACAGTGTGTAGGTGATGGCATAGTGGTGGATGTCTCAAAATATTTTACACAAATACTTGAGTTTAATAAAGAAGAAGGTTGGGTAAGGGTACAGCCGGGAGTGGTCAGGGATGAGCTAAATGCTTTTTTGAAACCTCATGGCTTTTTCTTTAGTCCCGTCACTTCCACTGCCAATAGGGCGATGATCGGAGGGATGGTAGGAAACAATTCCTGTGGTACTACTTCTATTATTTACGGCTCTACCAGAGAGCATACATTGGAGTTGCAGACCATTTTAAGTGATGGCTCAGTAGCAACTTTTGCTAAAATATCCAAAGAGGAATTTGAGCAGAAAAAGCAACTGGAAACTTTGGAGGGAGCTCTATATCAAAAAATATATGATGAATTAGCTCAGCCAGTCAATCAAGAAAATATTAGAAGTCAGTTTCCCAAGCCTTCTGTCCAAAGGAGAAATACAGGTTATGCGGTCGATTATCTTTTGGAAACAGAAATCTTTTCAGAAACTGATACGGCTTTTGATTTTTGCAAGCTCCTTTGTGGATCCGAAGGGACCCTCGCTTTTACTACCGAAATAAAGATTCATGTGGACCCACTTCCTGCCCCTAAAGATGTGGTGGTGGCAGCTCACTTTGAGAGCATACATGAGAGTATGAAGGCCACCCAGTTGGCCATGAAAAATCATCCCACCGCTTGTGAGTTGATGGATAAAATTATTTTGGATTGTACCAAAGAAAATATTGAGCAAAGTAAAAACCGGTACTTTGTAGAGGGCGATCCAGAGGGGATTTTGATGATAGAATTCCGAGGCGAAACAGAGGAAGAGGCTTTGGCTTTAGCCCAGAGGACGATTGATGGTATGAAGGCTGCAGGGTTGGGTTATGCTTACCCGATCATCACTGGAGAGAGAACCAAAAATGTTTGGGCGCTGAGAAGTGCAGGTCTTGGTTTGCTGGCCAATATTCCTGGAGATAAAAAGGCTGTGGCTTGTATTGAAGATACGGCTGTGGATATTGATGATTTGGCTGATTTTATTGACGAGTTCGGTGAAATCATGAAAGGTTTTGGACAGAAGCCTGTGCACTATGCCCATGCCGGTGCTGGGGAAATTCACCTTCGGCCTATTCTTGACCTAAAGAAGTCTGAAGATGTAGAAGATTTCTATAAAATTACTGAGGCAGTGGCCAAACTGGTCAAGAAATATGATGGCTCACTCAGTGGAGAGCATGGTGATGGTAGGGTAAGGGCTGCTTTTATTCCTATTATGGTTGGAGAGGAGAATTATCAGCTTTTCCGCAGGATCAAGCAAGCATGGGATCCCAATAATATTTTCAATCCAGGCAAGATTGTAGATACTGCTCCGATGACCAGCTTTCTTCGGTACGAGCCGGATATGAAGACACCTGAGTTCGATACAGCTTTGGACTTTGGTCATGTAGGTGGGATACTTAGGGCTGCTGAAAAATGCAATGGTTCGGGGGATTGTCGTAAGCTGCCCATATCTGGAGGAACCATGTGCCCAAGCTATATGGCTACCAGAAATGAAAGAGATACTACTCGTGGTCGGGCAAATACCCTTCGGGAGTTTTTGACGAATAACACAAAGGAAAATCCCTTTGATCATCCAGAGATCAAAGAAGTTATGGATCTTTGCCTGTCCTGCAAGGGATGTACTTCTGAGTGTCCTTCCAATGTTGATATGGCCAGTTTGAAAGCAGAATTCCTTTATCAATACCAAAAGACAAATGGAGTTCCACTGAGAAGTAAAGCTTTTGCTTATATCAATAACCTGAATGAGCTGGGAAGCCTTGTTCCTGGTGTGACCAACTTCTTTATGACCAATAAATCAACCGGGTCATTGATGAAGAAAGTTTTGGGAGTGGCTGAAAAGAGAAACTTGCCTACCATTGCGAAGGTTAACCTCAAAAAGTGGTACCAAAAGAATTACAGCCAGCTTCCAACGCCTCAAAAGAAAGTGGGTGCAGTTCATTTTTTCTTTGATGAGTTTACCAATTTCAATGATACAGAAATTGGAATCAAAGCCATTAAACTTTTGCATCATTTGGGATATGAGGTCAAGATGATTGACCACCCAGAAAGTGGTCGCGGGGCAATGTCCAAGGGCCTATTGGACAGGGCCAAAGACCTGGCCAATAAAAATGTGCAGCTCTTTAAAGACTTGGTGACTTTGGATGAGCCTTTGGTGGGAGTCGAGCCATCAGCCATATTAAGCTTTAAGGATGAGTATCCAAGGTTGGTTCGGGCCGATCTGGTGGAAGATGCCAAGAAGTTGAAAAGGAACAGTATGATGGTGGATGAGTTTTTGGCCAAGGAGGCCATGCGAGGAAATATTACGGCAGACCAGTTTACCAAGGCCAGCAAGAAAGTATTGCTTCATGGGCACTGCCACCAAAAGTCACTTTCATCAGTTCAATTTACCCAGAAGCTGTTGACTTTACCGGAAAACTATACCTTGGAAACCATTCCTTCTGGTTGTTGTGGAATGGCCGGATCTTTTGGGTATGAAGAGGAACATTATGAGGTGAGTATGAAAGTTGGGGAGATGGTCTTGTTTCCAGCTGTCAGAAAGGCTACGCCTGAAACGATTGTTGCGGCTCCAGGAACCAGCTGCCGTCATCAGATTGCTGATGGAACTGGAAGGAAGGCGCTACACCCTGTAGAGGTGCTTTTTGAAGCTGCAGGACTTTAA
- a CDS encoding class I SAM-dependent methyltransferase, with product MKDNFSGHASEYEKFRPTYPENFYAWLISQVKTRKAAWDCGTGNGQVASILSNYFERVEASDISEQQMAQAPWKPNVYYTKCPAEKSGFSDHTFDLITVAQAVHWFDFDPFFKEVNRTLKPNGVIALIGYGLMDVPDLDKEIKYLYADLLGDFWDPERKHIEEAYESIPFQFEELATPQFSIEESWSLDELLGYLNTWSAVKHYIKENGTNPVDLIEEDLRSKWGAEKMKPVSFPLILRVGINKL from the coding sequence ATGAAAGATAATTTTTCCGGTCATGCATCAGAATACGAGAAGTTTCGCCCTACTTACCCTGAAAACTTCTATGCCTGGTTAATAAGTCAAGTGAAAACCAGAAAAGCAGCTTGGGATTGTGGGACAGGGAATGGGCAAGTTGCTTCAATTCTTTCCAATTATTTTGAAAGGGTTGAAGCTAGCGATATCAGTGAGCAGCAAATGGCTCAAGCGCCATGGAAACCCAATGTTTATTATACAAAATGCCCAGCAGAGAAAAGTGGATTTTCAGACCATACTTTTGACTTAATTACAGTAGCACAAGCGGTACATTGGTTCGATTTTGATCCATTTTTTAAGGAAGTAAATAGGACGCTTAAACCAAATGGGGTAATAGCTTTAATCGGCTATGGTTTGATGGATGTACCTGATCTGGACAAAGAAATAAAATACCTGTATGCTGATTTGTTGGGAGACTTTTGGGATCCGGAAAGAAAGCATATCGAGGAGGCCTACGAAAGCATCCCTTTTCAATTTGAAGAGTTGGCAACACCTCAATTTAGCATTGAAGAAAGCTGGAGTCTTGATGAGTTGTTAGGTTACCTAAACACTTGGTCTGCGGTCAAACATTATATCAAAGAGAACGGCACCAATCCAGTTGATTTGATTGAAGAGGACTTGAGAAGTAAATGGGGGGCTGAAAAAATGAAGCCCGTTAGTTTTCCCTTGATTTTACGGGTGGGGATAAACAAGTTGTAA
- a CDS encoding DUF2254 domain-containing protein, whose translation MKTKLVYFWSILQSSFWFVPLQLILVSIIAATGFIYLDTVWEFEPSGVFKFYMYGEEEAARSILSTIAGAMIGVAGTVFSITLVALTLASSQFGPRLLQNFMHDRINQVVLGSYIATFNYCLLVLRAVKSGEELGFVPNVSIIFAIFLAIVNIFLLVIFIHHISVSIQADQVISNVNNNLHKNFKRLFPAKDNNDHEPPTFDEGMLAARKADLKQEYSLKSRRSGYLQSIDHHKLMELAKEVQGIVEVKKHAGNFIVEKQELIIIHTSGKFEDGLEDRFRSSFIIGNKRTSSQDAEFAIRQMVEVAARALSPGVNDPFTAITCIDKLTDVICYLTSARLPSPYHFDGEGEMRLVTKTISFDGVMSVAFNQIRQYGSNSPAVIIRLMEALITIFQFAEDDQHKNIILKHADMILHTGEKSFLDENDVKDLKERYEQLKALI comes from the coding sequence TTGAAAACAAAATTAGTTTACTTTTGGTCGATTCTTCAATCTAGTTTTTGGTTTGTGCCATTGCAATTGATTCTTGTTTCTATTATTGCAGCGACTGGATTTATCTATTTGGATACCGTGTGGGAGTTTGAACCTTCAGGAGTTTTCAAGTTTTACATGTATGGAGAGGAAGAGGCTGCTAGAAGTATTTTGTCCACCATAGCGGGAGCGATGATCGGTGTGGCAGGAACAGTATTTTCCATTACATTGGTGGCCCTGACTTTGGCTTCTTCACAATTTGGCCCGCGTTTGTTACAGAATTTTATGCACGACCGGATCAATCAAGTGGTTTTGGGTTCCTACATAGCCACCTTTAACTATTGCTTATTGGTTTTGAGGGCGGTAAAGTCGGGGGAAGAGTTGGGTTTTGTTCCAAATGTTTCCATCATTTTTGCGATTTTTCTTGCCATAGTCAATATATTTTTACTGGTCATTTTTATCCATCACATTTCAGTTAGTATTCAAGCTGATCAAGTGATTTCCAATGTGAATAATAACCTTCACAAAAATTTTAAGCGTCTTTTTCCAGCCAAAGATAACAATGACCATGAACCGCCTACTTTCGATGAAGGAATGCTAGCAGCAAGAAAAGCTGACCTAAAACAAGAATACTCCCTTAAATCTAGAAGAAGCGGCTACCTTCAATCCATCGATCATCATAAATTAATGGAACTGGCCAAGGAGGTTCAAGGAATAGTAGAAGTCAAGAAGCACGCTGGCAATTTCATAGTAGAAAAACAGGAGTTAATCATTATTCATACATCTGGAAAATTTGAAGATGGGCTTGAGGATCGCTTTAGGTCTTCTTTTATCATCGGCAACAAAAGGACATCTTCCCAAGATGCCGAGTTTGCCATTAGGCAAATGGTAGAAGTAGCTGCAAGAGCTCTTTCTCCAGGGGTCAATGATCCTTTTACTGCCATTACTTGTATTGATAAACTTACTGACGTGATCTGCTATTTGACTTCAGCAAGACTACCAAGCCCGTATCACTTTGATGGAGAGGGAGAGATGCGTTTGGTCACCAAAACGATTAGTTTTGATGGTGTGATGAGTGTGGCATTTAACCAGATCCGTCAATATGGAAGCAATAGTCCAGCGGTAATTATCAGGTTAATGGAAGCCCTGATAACCATTTTTCAGTTTGCAGAGGATGACCAACATAAAAACATTATTCTAAAACATGCCGATATGATTTTACACACTGGTGAGAAAAGTTTCTTGGATGAGAACGATGTGAAGGATTTGAAGGAGAGGTATGAGCAACTAAAAGCGTTAATCTGA
- a CDS encoding single-stranded DNA-binding protein, protein MNTLRNKVQLIGRLGAKADFKVLENGNAMARISLATNEVYKNNKGERIEDTTWHQLVAWGKTAEIINKYTNKGSEIAIEGKLINRTYTDKQGVKKYITEIQVNDLVLLGDKNKAEA, encoded by the coding sequence ATGAACACTTTAAGAAACAAAGTTCAACTGATCGGAAGGCTTGGTGCAAAAGCAGATTTCAAAGTTCTGGAAAATGGGAATGCCATGGCCCGAATAAGTTTGGCCACTAATGAAGTCTACAAAAACAACAAAGGTGAGCGCATAGAGGACACTACCTGGCATCAGTTAGTGGCTTGGGGAAAAACTGCAGAGATTATCAATAAGTACACTAACAAAGGAAGTGAAATCGCCATTGAAGGTAAATTGATCAACAGGACCTACACGGATAAACAAGGTGTAAAAAAATACATTACAGAAATTCAGGTCAATGATTTGGTGCTCTTAGGTGATAAGAATAAAGCAGAAGCTTGA